The Candidatus Bathyarchaeota archaeon genome has a window encoding:
- a CDS encoding MBL fold metallo-hydrolase encodes MVSIKVIQGYGEIGGNCIRIDDKDISILFDQGMRFPVFNRYYSQRVQPKGIPELRQLGVIPPVEAYQDIATIYISHFHLDHLGLLAGIPVRTTVNLPSIELFHVIERWYRLSPNWFAYIPPRYTTALQEVTPLKEDENNVMAIPVEHSSYPAYAYLYFGSDATVLYTGDLRITSILDRELHKRLYPTTLLTFLNEENIHIDYLILEGTNLGSPLTPLTGKCLNDALSNLLEQEKPIVVAVHNQEIENILLVAKKAVEKGKELVVVSNRLADLLDFWKNRLEMLNTLKINVLSSIVETPHMNLEILDEISLEEKLNEYILIADLWHIIDLLRTLDPYRIPPGSPAIMLTSEPRQEEAVYSESLALRWLRQLNLQPYRLRISGHYYPYQLKTLIKTIKPKNIIPVHTENPVLLYTQTNLYLKKST; translated from the coding sequence ATGGTCTCGATAAAAGTAATTCAAGGCTATGGTGAAATCGGAGGCAATTGCATCAGGATAGATGATAAAGACATAAGCATTCTCTTCGACCAAGGAATGCGTTTCCCAGTATTCAATAGATACTACTCACAAAGGGTTCAACCAAAAGGCATACCTGAACTAAGGCAACTCGGAGTAATACCCCCGGTAGAGGCTTACCAGGACATAGCTACGATATACATCTCACACTTCCACCTAGATCACCTAGGGCTATTGGCGGGAATCCCAGTAAGAACGACCGTTAACCTACCATCCATAGAACTATTCCATGTAATAGAAAGATGGTACAGGCTTTCTCCAAACTGGTTCGCATATATACCTCCAAGATACACGACGGCTCTTCAAGAAGTTACTCCTCTTAAAGAAGATGAGAACAACGTCATGGCTATCCCAGTAGAGCATAGCAGCTATCCAGCCTACGCATATCTATACTTCGGCTCCGATGCAACCGTACTGTATACGGGCGACCTGCGAATCACGTCCATACTAGACCGGGAACTTCACAAGCGGCTTTATCCTACCACGCTACTAACATTTCTAAACGAAGAAAACATCCACATAGACTACCTGATACTCGAAGGCACGAACCTGGGCTCTCCATTAACACCACTAACTGGCAAATGTCTAAATGACGCACTATCTAACCTTCTTGAGCAGGAGAAGCCTATAGTCGTAGCTGTACACAATCAAGAAATCGAAAACATTCTTCTAGTCGCCAAGAAAGCTGTTGAAAAGGGTAAAGAACTTGTGGTAGTTTCCAATAGACTTGCTGACCTTTTGGATTTCTGGAAAAACCGATTGGAAATGCTGAATACTTTAAAGATAAATGTATTATCATCAATAGTGGAGACACCTCACATGAACCTAGAAATTTTAGACGAAATCTCTCTAGAGGAGAAATTGAACGAATATATACTTATCGCGGATCTATGGCATATAATAGATTTATTAAGAACTCTAGACCCATATAGGATTCCACCTGGAAGCCCAGCCATAATGTTGACATCGGAGCCACGTCAAGAAGAAGCCGTATACAGCGAATCATTAGCCCTCAGATGGCTCAGACAACTAAACCTACAACCATACCGATTAAGAATCTCAGGCCACTACTATCCATACCAACTTAAAACTCTGATAAAAACCATAAAACCCAAGAACATAATTCCAGTCCATACTGAGAACCCAGTACTA
- a CDS encoding DUF3883 domain-containing protein, which translates to MTDALLTLLSRIIENYEVYNPAFSFTCYGTESSIKPYMHQIEFVARNMLRRPLRVLLADEIGLGKTVTALVTLKRLERLGIARRILIAVPRILVSQWAAELRKIGIRFERITRRKFSRLVAEGFPEGYYLTSMDLIKRERYMKKLRNVPWDVIVVDEAHRLGRKRRDETQRYTQIGRKLIEAHPDRNVLLLSATPHRGDPYDYLSRLLLLDPYLESGHHLDNLGFYTLTHNVLVFRRRKKDVNEVYEKRKVFTDCKLKAVVIAPTKEESEFHTRLIEFLRAKLIDFYNRTRQEPRALGLLLSLIFKRASSSPYAAIKTMNRILEKRAAILEPRLALTREDEKYAEVLADSLFGFGFEDYAEYIEDYEQRDMLIDPDDALNRFAEKYSGFFSPEDVRELKRLIQLAEAIQKHDSRLIAVKELIRHHIREGRKVIVFTEYKDTANYILRTLREEFGENRVVKLTGDEANNDRLLTRIRRSFERRPDCQILVATDVASEGLNLQVANILINYEAPWSPIKLEQRIGRVWRLGQKSDVTVYTVFLGVESDRDVLDILYRKLIALGRSIGAEKPPIGEEAIVIDMEEKEEVPIQISEFRKNGKRFKASEYTFRVEYIKGGRAALNELVAYIIQSIERLREDLRRMNVLPRIDRETIERLLTCVCGFSNTEDIFESLKRLLVHLLSKEERRIYESEGRVRIIAPGGAPIEINDLNTTFTMLKAKITEKTGTHSIIPFKPVSIIVYGDEDHELYLYEISIEENQRDNAITLYREVIGVSISKTGLKTIRGAELLKTLTKALENYHISCDEYQPEDPHLLLKLKSKAKNEGITILTKLMSELDRYRNRLERRGWRREDPWFPSTKTASINVEGPLAIITFTSKRAFLKELELDPLLKKRIELKAMEHALTYEREQGREPEDVSQFEHFDILSRDPKTGEIRYIEVKGHLGSSLIAELTESEFKLAKEKGRRYWLYIVNNIGSGKPKLKAIRNPLSKMRVEILESKKYRLLPT; encoded by the coding sequence GACCGCTCAGGGTCCTATTAGCCGACGAGATCGGCTTAGGTAAAACCGTAACCGCCCTAGTAACCCTGAAGCGGCTAGAACGGCTGGGAATCGCTAGAAGAATCCTGATAGCCGTTCCTAGGATCCTAGTGTCCCAATGGGCCGCAGAGCTGAGGAAGATAGGGATACGCTTCGAGAGGATTACCCGTAGAAAATTTTCAAGACTCGTAGCAGAGGGCTTTCCAGAGGGCTACTACTTAACCTCGATGGACCTGATAAAGCGTGAAAGATACATGAAAAAACTGAGGAACGTACCATGGGACGTGATCGTAGTAGACGAGGCGCATAGACTAGGAAGAAAGCGAAGAGACGAAACCCAAAGGTACACTCAGATCGGGAGAAAACTCATCGAAGCTCACCCCGATAGAAACGTTCTCCTACTCTCCGCCACTCCACATAGAGGAGACCCCTACGACTACCTGTCAAGGCTCCTTCTCCTAGACCCATACCTCGAAAGCGGCCATCACCTCGACAACCTCGGCTTCTATACGTTAACGCATAACGTTCTAGTCTTCAGAAGGAGGAAAAAAGACGTAAACGAGGTATATGAGAAAAGGAAAGTATTCACAGACTGTAAGCTTAAAGCCGTCGTCATAGCCCCGACAAAAGAAGAGAGTGAATTCCACACAAGGCTGATCGAGTTTCTAAGGGCCAAACTCATAGATTTCTACAACAGAACCCGGCAAGAGCCTAGGGCATTAGGCTTACTACTATCACTTATATTCAAACGTGCATCCTCAAGCCCATATGCCGCCATAAAAACCATGAACAGAATACTCGAAAAAAGAGCTGCGATATTGGAACCCAGACTAGCCCTAACCAGGGAAGACGAAAAATACGCAGAGGTCTTAGCCGACTCTCTCTTCGGATTCGGGTTCGAAGACTATGCTGAGTACATAGAGGACTACGAGCAGAGAGACATGCTAATAGACCCTGATGACGCCTTAAACCGTTTCGCCGAGAAATACTCGGGCTTCTTCTCTCCTGAAGACGTTAGAGAGCTTAAACGGCTGATCCAGCTCGCAGAGGCAATTCAGAAACACGATAGCCGTCTTATCGCCGTAAAAGAGCTTATCCGCCATCATATCCGAGAGGGAAGAAAAGTTATCGTTTTCACAGAGTACAAAGACACCGCCAACTACATTCTCAGAACACTACGAGAAGAATTTGGCGAAAACCGGGTAGTAAAACTTACAGGCGATGAAGCGAACAACGATAGACTACTTACTAGAATAAGGCGGAGTTTCGAGAGAAGACCCGATTGTCAAATACTGGTGGCAACCGATGTAGCGTCTGAAGGGCTCAATCTTCAAGTCGCTAACATACTGATAAACTACGAGGCACCATGGTCTCCCATAAAGCTCGAGCAACGGATCGGAAGGGTCTGGCGGCTGGGACAGAAATCCGACGTTACGGTTTACACGGTATTTTTAGGCGTGGAAAGCGACAGAGATGTACTCGACATACTCTACAGAAAGCTTATAGCACTAGGACGATCCATAGGTGCAGAGAAACCACCGATCGGAGAAGAAGCCATAGTCATAGATATGGAGGAAAAAGAGGAAGTCCCGATACAGATCAGCGAGTTTAGAAAAAACGGTAAAAGGTTCAAAGCGTCAGAATACACCTTCAGAGTAGAATACATCAAAGGCGGGAGGGCTGCCCTAAACGAGCTTGTCGCATACATAATTCAAAGCATCGAAAGGCTTAGAGAGGACCTTAGAAGAATGAACGTACTACCTAGAATCGACCGTGAAACCATAGAACGTCTTCTAACATGCGTTTGCGGTTTTTCAAACACCGAAGATATTTTTGAATCCTTAAAACGCCTACTAGTTCACCTCCTCTCAAAAGAAGAAAGACGCATCTATGAATCTGAGGGAAGAGTAAGAATCATAGCGCCCGGAGGAGCACCTATAGAGATAAACGACCTAAACACGACCTTCACCATGCTCAAAGCCAAAATAACCGAGAAAACAGGGACACACTCCATCATACCTTTTAAACCCGTCTCCATAATCGTTTATGGAGACGAAGACCATGAACTATACCTCTACGAGATATCCATAGAAGAGAACCAACGCGACAACGCTATAACTCTATACCGTGAAGTCATAGGCGTATCGATCTCTAAAACCGGCTTAAAGACAATACGCGGAGCAGAGCTACTTAAGACGTTAACTAAGGCCCTTGAAAACTACCACATCAGCTGCGATGAGTATCAGCCTGAAGACCCGCATCTGCTACTAAAACTAAAGTCTAAGGCGAAAAACGAAGGAATTACGATACTCACTAAATTAATGAGTGAACTGGATAGATATCGTAATAGGCTTGAGAGAAGGGGATGGCGAAGAGAAGATCCATGGTTTCCCTCGACAAAAACGGCTTCGATAAACGTGGAAGGACCCCTAGCCATCATAACTTTCACCTCTAAAAGAGCATTCCTAAAAGAGCTTGAACTCGACCCGCTATTAAAGAAGCGTATAGAGCTTAAAGCCATGGAGCATGCATTAACCTATGAGAGAGAACAAGGTAGAGAACCGGAAGACGTTTCCCAATTCGAGCACTTCGATATATTAAGCCGAGACCCGAAAACTGGGGAGATCCGCTACATCGAGGTCAAGGGCCACCTAGGTTCATCGCTTATAGCGGAACTCACAGAATCAGAGTTTAAACTAGCCAAAGAGAAAGGGAGGCGATATTGGCTTTATATAGTTAATAACATAGGTTCAGGGAAGCCTAAGCTTAAAGCCATTAGAAACCCATTATCTAAAATGAGGGTTGAGATCTTAGAGTCCAAGAAATACAGACTGCTTCCTACCTAA